The following coding sequences lie in one Rutidosis leptorrhynchoides isolate AG116_Rl617_1_P2 chromosome 4, CSIRO_AGI_Rlap_v1, whole genome shotgun sequence genomic window:
- the LOC139845282 gene encoding 2-oxoglutarate-dependent dioxygenase 19-like, whose product MNSVKALAESPDLNFIPSKYAYSTNSTELPASDPQDLIPTIDFSLLTSNDPDLRSQMIQELDYACKDWGFFQVINHGVPETLMNTIIEKSKDFFSLTDEEKKDYEEKDVLDPIRYGTSFNSKKDKVFYWRDFLKVIVHPEFNCPDKPEGFREVLLEYSKRTREVAKGLVNGISSSLGLDQSYVQKALKFESGLQIFVINFYPPCPQPNLAMGLPPHSDHGLFTLLINNGVDGLQIKHKGKWVNVNNTYPNSFLVNTGDQLEIFSNGKYKSVEHRAVVNDLVPRISVVVVNGPSLEAVVSPASALVDDEKCPGAFVLMKYKEYLEMQQGNQIVGKTALDRIRV is encoded by the exons ATGAATTCTGTTAAAGCGTTAGCCGAATCACCTGATCTCAACTTCATTCCTTCTAAATACGCCTACTCCACAAACTCTACCGAGCTCCCTGCTTCAGACCCTCAAGATTTAATCCCCACCATTGATTTTTCCTTACTGACATCCAATGATCCTGATCTGCGGTCTCAAATGATCCAGGAACTCGATTACGCCTGCAAAGATTGGGGCTTTTTTCAA GTGATTAATCATGGTGTCCCAGAGACTCTAATGAACACGATTATTGAAAAGTCTAAAGATTTTTTCAGTCTGACTGATGAAGAGAAGAAAGATTATGAAGAAAAAGATGTTCTTGATCCAATTAGATATGGAACAAGCTTTAATTCTAAGAAGGATAAAGTCTTCTATTGGAGGGACTTCCTCAAGGTTATTGTACACCCCGAGTTTAACTGCCCGGATAAGCCTGAAGGTTTCAG AGAAGTTCTGTTGGAGTACTCAAAAAGAACCAGAGAAGTAGCAAAGGGTTTGGTTAACGGGATATCGTCTAGCCTAGGACTCGACCAATCTTACGTACAAAAAGCTTTGAAGTTTGAATCGGGGTTACAAATATTCGTAATCAATTTCTACCCACCTTGCCCACAACCCAATCTTGCAATGGGGTTACCACCTCATTCGGATCACGGCCTTTTCACACTCCTAATCAACAATGGTGTAGATGGTCTTCAAATTAAACACAAAGGCAAATGGGTCAATGTGAACAACACCTACCCAAACTCGTTTCTAGTCAACACTGGTGATCAACTTGAG attttcagTAATGGGAAGTATAAGAGTGTGGAGCATCGAGCCGTTGTGAATGATTTGGTCCCAAGGATATCAGTAGTTGTAGTGAATGGACCATCATTGGAGGCAGTAGTGAGTCCGGCTTCGGCGCTGGTGGATGACGAAAAGTGTCCAGGTGCGTTTGTGCTGATGAAGTACAAAGAGTATCTGGAGATGCAACAAGGCAACCAAATTGTTGGGAAAACTGCTTTGGACCGCATTCGTGTATGA
- the LOC139845281 gene encoding RING-H2 finger protein ATL54, which translates to MATAYNSHRKIVESPANATDICPYYCDPIQNPTGNCISICSSICPLNCNTANLFPPSLPSPPPLDDGDVFPIPAKHHHTQLSLPLKISLVILVLTFSLFLLYTLYKFYTVWHLRSRRRRSPSPSPENQETHDGFVDHDIIDHPIWYIRTIGLQPSVISAITIVKYHKTDEIIDGTFCSVCLSDFQENETLRLLPKCNHAFHVSCIDTWLRSHTNCPLCRAGIVRNGINSSTLNENLDNEDTRGVIVNTVNTDEVANDNDENNPNSDLRIGVLDNDVENVAGGSGTNDFLIMRRSVSLNDYAAFRIRNDVFSNNNYYSDRHQVQIRSIDDAGLGFDLIKVEQPPNN; encoded by the coding sequence ATGGCGACTGCTTACAATTCCCACCGGAAAATAGTCGAATCTCCGGCCAACGCTACCGATATTTGCCCATACTATTGTGATCCAATTCAAAACCCCACCGGTAATTGCATATCAATTTGCTCTTCCATATGCCCACTTAATTGTAACACCGCTAATTTATTTCCACCGTCGTTGCCGTCACCGCCGCCGCTCGACGACGGTGACGTATTCCCAATCCCGGCGAAGCACCACCATACACAACTCAGTCTACCCCTTAAAATATCACTTGTGATTCTTGTTTTGACATTTTCTTTATTCCTTCTTTATACCCTTTACAAATTTTATACCGTTTGGCATCTCCGGTCAAGACGACGCCGCTCGCCGTCACCGTCACCGGAAAATCAAGAAACTCATGATGGGTTTGTTGATCATGATATAATTGATCATCCCATTTGGTATATTAGGACTATTGGTCTTCAACCATCTGTAATAAGTGCAATTACTATTGTCAAGTATCATAAAACCGATGAAATCATAGACGGAACGTTTTGTTCGGTTTGTTTGAGTGATTTTCAAGAAAATGAGACACTTAGATTGTTACCAAAGTGTAATCATGCATTTCATGTATCTTGTATTGATACATGGCTTAGATCACACACAAATTGCCCTTTGTGTAGAGCTGGAATTGTTAGAAATGGGATAAATTCGTCTACTTTGAACGAAAATTTGGATAATGAGGATACCAGAGGGGTGATTGTGAATACTGTGAATACCGATGAGGTTGcgaatgataatgatgaaaataatcCGAATTCTGATTTGAGAATTGGTGTTTTGGATAATGATGTTGAAAATGTGGCTGGTGGAAGTGGTACTAATGATTTCTTGATCATGAGAAGGTCAGTTTCTTTGAATGATTATGCAGCTTTTAGGATTAGAAATGatgtatttagtaataataattattattcggaTCGCCATCAAGTTCAAATTCGATCGATTGATGATGCTGGTTTGGGATTTGATTTGATTAAAGTTGAACAACCTCCAAATAATTGA